A genomic stretch from Anabaena sphaerica FACHB-251 includes:
- a CDS encoding glutaredoxin family protein: MRIILYSKPGCHLCEGLQEKLEKIENLSFDLEVRDITTREDWFAAYQYEIPVLFLSNRRDAEGAEELQPIPRPSPRANVKQLEQMLLKYIPNTEKNNAE, from the coding sequence ATGCGAATCATCCTCTACAGTAAACCCGGTTGTCATCTCTGTGAAGGTTTACAAGAAAAGTTGGAAAAAATCGAAAATCTCAGTTTTGATTTGGAAGTCCGCGATATTACGACTCGTGAAGATTGGTTTGCGGCTTATCAGTATGAAATACCAGTTTTGTTTTTATCGAACCGCAGAGACGCAGAGGGCGCAGAGGAGTTACAACCTATACCCCGTCCTTCTCCTCGTGCAAATGTCAAGCAGTTGGAACAAATGCTTTTAAAATATATTCCCAATACAGAAAAAAATAATGCAGAATAA